GTTTGTAAATGACTGTGATGGTAATCCAGATAGTCCTGGTAAAAGGTATGTTGCGTATCTAGATGAAAATAACAATGGTATGAGAGACCAAGGTATAGACACACCTGCAGGATTTATTGACATATGCGACGGTGCTCAAGGCCCACAGGGTGTTCAAGGCGTTCAGGGACCGCAAGGCCCGGCAGGAAATGATGGCTCAGACGGAGCAACAGGACCCCAAGGACCACAAGGCCCGGCAGGAAATGATGGCTCTGATGGTGCAACAGGACCCCAAGGACCACAGGGCCCGGCAGGAGATGACGGCGCTGATGGAGCAACAGGACCAGAAGGACCACAAGGCCCGGCGGGAGATGACGGTTCTGATGGATTACAGGGAATTCAAGGGCCGGCAGGTAATGATGGAGCTGATGGTGTTTCAGGGTATGAGAGGGTATTTAACGATGTAATAATATCAACTTTTCTGGGAACTTCTTCTATGTTTTTTAGCGATATAGTAGATGGTAGTGTAATGTGTCCCGACACAAAAGTCGTTTTGGGCGGAGGATGTGAAGTTTTAAATATTGATGTTGTCGCGGACGGTATTCCTAAAACTTTATCTATGCAAGCTTCATATCCCACAGATGATCAGACTTGGTATTGTCAGGCCAGAAATCAGATTCTCTCATCTGCCACAGGCGCACGAGTAAACATTATTCTGGCTACGCCTGCGGGATCACCAGGTAATGAATCCAGACTTCGCATTTGGGCTATATGTGCTGATGTGAATTGATCTTATCATTTGGCTTGAAAATGAAAGTAGATGGAGTTTTAATTTTATATTCTACGATTTATAAAGGTACTAAAAGAACAGTGTAACTACTAAATACATTGTTATGAGAAGCCCAAAATAAGCTAAAGGGAATACCCATCTACAGACTTCGTCTACACGGTCTCCAGCTTCTCTTTTCCCTTTCTTATCAAGAGTGCCCACTATAAGGTTAATCACAACCGTGGCGCACATAGTTATGTAGCTTATGTTTAAGAATCCATGAACTAGAGTGAAATATGAGATTTTGGGCAAATGATCACTAGTAACGAGCAGATAGGCAAAACCAGTTAGAATTCCAATAAAAGATACATTGAGTCTATCTCCAAGTGATGATTTATCCATCCAGAAGACGGTGAAAGAAAGTATCACAATTACAATCATTGGAACAATAACAAGCCGGACTATGTAAGAAGGCTTTCGCTTTACTCCCACACTTACAACAAAGGCTGATGAGACTCCTAAAGCTCCAGAATAGTAGGAGTAAAAATCACTCGCAGTTTGAGTGATATTAGTTACGGACCATTGTGGGGTTGGAAAAAGGGTCTTTATTGGTTCGGTATAGTCGAATACTGATTTTAATAGGACCTCATTCTTATCAAATCCTACAAGCTCAAAAATAGCATCCAAACGCTGTTTATCAAAAGGAAATTTTTGCAAATCAAGCCTAACTTCGGCTGTGGCATTAATAGTTTGGATTAATGTAGACATTCCGTCAGGCAAAACGCGCAAAGTAATTCCATTTATTTCATATAAACCAGCTTCATTTACAAGAAACACCTGCGGATACCACCTGGTAGCAACCTCAGCGAATTGAAAGTTGCCCTGGAATATTTTTTCATTCACACCAGTGATTTTAGGATCGAAGGCTTGGCGAGGGTCCCGCCATGTAAGTGTTAGAACCCCTGAGAACTCAAACGTATCAACTTCATCATGAATCTCATTTATATCATGAAGCTCAAAATAGGCTACAACAACCACTGGGCCATCTTGTTCTGGAGGTCCGAGTAAAAATTTCTCATTTGATTCGGCATTGGCGGAGTTTATATCTTGCAATGAATGTTTATCGCTCAGAGCCTGATATGTAGTAAATAGAAAAGTGAAAAATACAAATAAAACTGTATAAAAGACAATTCTCATTAATATTGATCTCCACAAGAGCTGTTGCTAACTGGCCAGAGATAAGACTCTCTAAGCACCTACCACTGATTAATTCTAATCGCAAAATACGAAAAGAAAAGATTATTTAGATTTATATCAATACAAAGAATATGCCTGATTGTATTCTAGGAAAGCACTTGAGTTTTTCTTACATAAAATAAGAGAAACAAAGTGGTAGCTGGGGCTATTGGATACAGTTCGAACCTTGGCTTACAATAATAATTTAAGTAGTGAAGATACAGTATTTCAAGAATATAGTATCACTTTTAACAATGCCCATATAACAAGCTTGTCTTTTAGGCCAGATCTGATGGCTGTACAATCATATCGCTCATATCTCCGCCCGGGGTTAGCATGGGATAAACCATTTCCTCATAATCAACCTCAATTTCAATTAAAACCACCCCTTTCATGGTAAGCCCCTCTTTGAGACTCGGTTCAACTTCCTCGGGTTTAGTAATGTGAAATCCCGAAGCACCGTAAGACTTAGCAATTTTAACAAAATCCGGAAGCACTTCGAAATAAGACGAAGAATAATTGCTGTTAAAAAATAGAGTCTGCCACTGCCGCACCATTCCATGATGCCTGTTGTTTAGCACTATTATCTTTAAATCCATCTCGTTCTCTACAGCGGTCGCAATCTCCTGCATATTCATCTGGAAGCTACCGTCTCCGCATACGCATATCACCTGATTGTCAGGTCTCCCAAATTTTGCGCCGATCGCAGCTGGGAGTCCAAAACCCATGGTTCCTAAACCACCCGAGGTAATGTGCGCTCTTGGGTTCTTGAATCTGTAAAACTGGGCAAGCCACATCTGATGCTGACCGACGTCAGCCGCTACTATGGCTTCCCCATTGGTTATCTCAGAGATCTTATCTATTACATAGGTTGTTTTTATCTTAGAGCCCTGCTGTGAATAACTCATAGGATGTTCTTGGTCCCAATCCCTTATCTTTTTGATCCAGTCTGATCTGTCGACCTCAAAATCAGAGGGGATTATCTCAAGCATCTGCTTTAACACTGCCTTGGCATCCCCAATAATCGGGCAGTGGACAACAATGTTTTTATCTATCGTTGACGGGTCTATGTCTATATGAATAATCTTCGCCTTTGGTGCGAATTTCTCGAAATTACCACCTGTAGCACGATCATCGAACCTTGCGCCTATGGATATAACCAGGTCACTTTCATGTACGGCCATATTCGCGTTGTAAGCGCCGTGCATTCCTATCCAGTTAACATAGAAAGGGTCGTCCGTAGGATAGGAGCCTATTCCCATTAGGGTATTGGTTACAGGTATTTTGTAGGCATGCGCAAACTTTACGAGCTCATCAGTGGCTCCTGATATTATTAGTCCCCCGCCGCCGAAAATCACAGGGCGCTTTGATTTAAGTATCATCTCAACAGCCCGTTTTACCTGTGCAGGATCACCCTTCTTAACCTCCTTGTAACCCCTTATGTCCAATTTGGGTAAAGTGAATTTCTCTTCCCCGGCTAAAACCTTAAAAGGTATGTCAACTAAAACAGGCCCGGGCCTTCCGGTCTTTGCAACATGAATTGCCTCTCTTATGGTTTTAGTAATATCAGAAGTTTTTTTAACGAGATAATTATGCTTAGTGCAGGATTGAGTAATCCCTATATGATCTGATATAAATGTATCTCCCGTGTCAGTATTCCAAGGGTCGAGATCTGCTACTATGCATATGATTGGTGCTGAGTCCATGTGTGCAGTTGTCAGCCCGGTAACGGTATTAATGCCATATGGTCCCGGGAGAGTTATCAATACTCCCGGCCTACCTGTGGCCCTTGCGTACCCGTCGGCCATGTGCGCGGCTGCCTGCTCGTGGCGTGCTTTTACAAATTTTATCTTATCCCTATATTTCTCAGGGATAAAACAAAGAAAATCAGTCTCTCTGCTGCTCAGAGGACAGAACACAGTGTCTACTCCCTCATTTACCAGCATCTCTAATAATATTTCTCTACCCTTTATTTTTTCCATTTTCTATTTACCCATTAGAACTCTATATTTCCACTTTTTAAGTGATAGTTTTTAATAATTTTTCTGCAACCAATTCAGAGGAGGCAGGGTTTTGTCCTGTAATCAATAGACCATCAGTGACACAATAGGGAGCCCAGTCTGAACCTTTTGAGTATATACCTTCATTTGATATCAGCATGTCCTCAACCAAAAACGGAACAACATCAGTCAACTCAACCGCATCTTCCTCAGAATTAGAAAATCCGGTGACTTTTTTCCCTTTTACCAAACTATTCCCATTTTGGTCTTTTGTATGCTTAAAAACTGCAGGAGCATGGCAAACAGCTGAAATGGGCTTATTGTTTGCGTAGAATGTCTCTATTAAGGAAATTGAGTCTTTACTTTCTGCCAAATCCCATAAAGGGCCGTGCCCACCCGGATAGAAAACAGCGTCATAGTCCGCCTCTTCTACATCTTCTAATTTATATGTTTTGCTCAGAATGTCTTGTGTTCCAGTGTCTTTATTAAATCTCTCAGTAGAGGGTGTCATAAATTCCGGTGAAAAGCTTTTAGGATCGATTGGAGGCTGTCCCCCTTTCGGAGATGCTAAATCTACAATGATTCCGTTATCCCTCAAAATATAATATGGGCTTGCAAACTCTTCGATCCAAAATCCTGTTTTTTCTCCTGTGTCACCTAATTGATCATGACTAGTGAGCACAAATAATACTTTTTTCATAATATATCTTCCCTGATGTTACACGTATTTTATTCAAGTAAAAAGATAATTTATAGAATATAAGTGTAGCAGAGTAAAAGATTTCACAAAATAGATGCTGGCTGCTCAGAGCTATTCTTGAAATACAGATTCAAACAAGAAATCATCTCCTGTACAAAAAAGATAGAAGCAGCAATCAAGATAGTAGTCATATCATATCAGCTTTAGCGTTTCATGGACTAGCTTGTAATAGACTTGTTGATGTATTGAATAGCCGTAGTCTTGCCTGACTTCTAATATCTGTATTGAATTGATATATAATAATATTGTTTTGATGGGATCTGGGCCGAGAGGATTCGAACCTCTACAACTGGCGTCAAAGGCCAGGGTCCTACCATTAGACGACGGCCCAATAATGAGTTAGTTATGTTACCAAGATTTTATACCCTTAGCAATAAAATTCCCAATATCTATTCGATTTTCATGAAAAATTTCCATATATCGGATTTTCGTATAACCTTCTTGACAGTAAGTGATTTATATAAGAAACTAAAGCGTTTTAAACAACATGAGCGCGTAGCTCAGGGGTAGAGCGCTTGCTTGACATGCAAGAGGTCGCTGGTTCAAATCCTGCCGTGCTCACCACGATAAAATAGAAAATGGCTAATATAAACATACAACTCCCAGATGGAGAAAGTAAATCGTTCCCCAAAGGAACTACAGTAGGCGAAATAATAGAATCTATAGGCGCTCATAACTCCGCCGTAGGGGCCAGAGTAAACGGCGATCTTGCGGATTTCTACTATGAACTGGACTCAGATTCTGAACTTGAGCCTATTAAGATGAATTCGGAAGAAGGGCTATATTTTATTAGGCACACCGCTGCCCATGTAATGGCTGAAGCAGTGCAGAGTCTATTTCCTGATGCAAAAGTTACCATAGGTCCTGTAATTGATAACGGATTCTACTATGATTTTGAATATTCAAGGGGATTTACACCCGAAGATCTTGAAGCAATAGAAAAGAAGATGAAGGAGATATCTTCTCAGAAAAAGCCGCTGGTCAGGAAAAAAGTATCGCGTGAAGACGCAATTCAAATATTTGAAAAAGATGGAGAGAGCTATAAAGTCGAGATCGTAAACGATCTCCCCTCGGATCAGCCAATAACAATATATGATCAAGAAGGCTGGTATGACCTTTGCCGTGGGCCTCATGCGCCGTCAACCGGATTTGTTAGAGCCTTTAAATTACTTAGCTCAGCAGGAGCATACTGGAGAGGGGATGAGAAAAACGCAATGCTGCAAAGAATTTACGGCACAGCGTTTTGGGATAGGAAAGAGCTTAAGGCTTATCTGGACCAAATAGAAGAAGCTAAAAAAAGAGATCATAGAAAGCTCGGAAAAGAGCTTGATCTATTCAGTATACAGGAAGAAGTTGGACCGGGACTTGTGCTTTGGCATCCAAAAGGTTCAAGAATAAGAAAAGTAATTGAGGATTTTTGGCGTGATCAGCATGAGAAGTATGGATACGAGTTTCTCTATACTCCTCACATAGCAGACATTGATCTTTGGAAAACAAGTGGGCATTTGGACTTCTACAACGAAAATATGTATCCAAGAATGGAAGTGGACAACACTGAGTATCAGATAAAGCCCATGAACTGTCCATTTCATATTATGATCTATAAAACTGATATAAGAAGCTACCGTGATCTGCCGCTTAGGTGGGCAGAAATAGGTACCGTATACCGCTATGAGCGTTCAGGGGTGCTTCACGGCCTACTCAGAGTAAGAGGTTTTTCACAAGACGATGCACACATATTCTGCAGACCCGATCAAATAGAACAAGAGGTTATTGAGGTCCTTGATCTAACAACTCTATTTCTAAAAACGTTTGGTTTTGACGACTATGAAGTTTACCTTTCCACAAGGCCGGATAAGTTTGTGGGTGTTGAGGAAGTTTGGGATAAAGCCACCGATGCCCTTCGAGCTGCACTTGAATCCAAGGGTTTGGACTATGAAGTTGATGAGGGAGGGGGCGCGTTCTATGGTCCAAAGATCGACCTTAAAATTAAAGATGTGCTTGGTAGAGCTTGGCAGTGCTCCACAGTTCAGGTAGATTTTAACCTTCCTGAGAGGTTTGACATGTCATATATAGGTGATGACAATGCTCGTCATCAGCCTATAATGATTCACCGCGCAATATTCGGGTCAATGGAAAGGTTCTTTGGGGTTCTCATTGAACATTACGGGGGAGCATTTCCACTTTGGCTAAGTCCGGTTCAAATGCGGATTGCGACAATAGGCGATGAACAGGTAGAGTATGGTGAGCAGGTTTATAAGGCACTTAAGGAAAAGAAACTAAGAGTTGAGAAAGATTTTAGAAACGAAAAGCTTGGGTTTAAAGTAAGAGAGGCCCAGCTTGAGAAAATTCCCTACTTACTTGTAATAGGGAATAATGAAATGGAGTCGGGTACAATAGCACCTAGAAAATTAGGAGGAAAGAATTTACCCTCAATAAGCGTTGAAGATTTTATAGCTTCTATAGAATCGGAGCTTGACCCGCAAAGCTGGCGGGAAGGCGAATAAAGATAGCTAGAGTGAAAGGAAGAGGATCTTACAAAAGCAGGGAGCCTGAGGTTAGGATAAACCAACGGATTAGAGCCAGGGAAGTGAGGCTTGTTGACGCTGATGGCTCGCAGTTGGGAGTGGTTTCAATACAAGAGGCGCTAAATTTGTCTGAGGACAGGGGCGTGGATCTTGTTGAGGTTGCGCCTAATGCAAATCCTCCTGTTTGCCGGCTCATGGATTACGGAAAATATAAGTATGAACTTAAAAAGCAAGCAGCGGCTAAAAAGCAGAAATCACAGACAGTAAAAGAAATTAAATTTAGACCTAATATCGGAGATCATGACCTGGATGTAAAAATAAACCGCATCCGGGAGTTTTTAGAAGAAGATAATAAAACAAAAGTTAGAATATTTTTCAGAGGTAGAGAGATTGTTCACCCAGAGTTAGGAAGATCTCTTGCAAACAGGATCTTGGAGAGAGTAGCAGATTTAGGCGGGGTGGACATACCTCCTAAGATGGAAGGAAAGAATTTAACAATGGTGATTACACCAACGAAAAAAACTCAAGAAAAGAGTGCTAAGAAAAAAGACACTGAGGATGAGAGCGCTCAAGGTGGGAAAGAAAATGCCGAAGATGAAATCAAATAGAAGTGCCGCAAAAAGATTCAAAGTTACCGGTAGTGGTAAGATAAAAAGAGCTAGGGGCGGAGGACACCATTTAAACGTTAAAAAATCTAGAAAACGTAAAAGAAGACTTAACGATCCTAAGTTTTTAAGTGGTGATGTAGCTAAAAGAATAAAAAGTTATATATAAATAAAGTATTACTAAGATTAGGAGAATGAAATGAGAGTAAAAAGAGGAGTCCCTTCTAGAAAAAGAAGAAAGAGACTACTAAAACAAGCCAAGGGTTATTGGGGTAAAAGAAAAAATAACATTCGTAGGGCTAATGAAACTTTAATCCGTGCACTAGCCTATGCATATAGAGACAGGCGTCAGAGAAAAAGAGATTTCAGAAGGCTATGGATTGCTAGAATAAACGCTGCAGTAAGACCATATGGACTCTCGTACAGCAAATTCATGGGTTCACTCAAAAAAGCAGGGATTGAACTAGATAGAAAAGCGCTTTCTGAGATGGCAATAAGAGAACCCGAGAGTTTTAAAGCAGTGGTTGATGTTGCTAAATCCGGCCTAAATTAATTACACTCTGTATACATATACAGTCACTTTTCGTAAGTTATAACTTTCACCAAAAATCAGAATCTAAACTGTGTGCGGGTCGCCCTCAAGCGGGCAGCCCGTGCATATAGGTTTTCTTTTCTTGCAGTGCTCTTTACCTAACTTTACAATAAGCGCATGATATTCGTTAAATATAGTAGGCTCATGTTCTAAGGAGTCCATAAACAGCTCCTGCATCTCATTATAATTAGTTTCTTCAGGCACAATTCCATGTCTTGAGAATATTCGGTATGTGTAAGCATCTATTACAAAGATTGGTTTCACTGCTCCATAAAGAATTATACTGTCGGCTGTTTCAGGTCCGATGCCCTTAATGTGAAGCAGATTATTTCTGAGTGTCTGAATATCTTCTTTAAATAACTTATCTAAATCCCCGCTATAGTTTTCAAATAAGAAGTTTATGAAATATTTTATTTTGATAGCTTTTTGGTTGTAATACCCAGAGGGTTTTATTAAAAGTGCAAGCTCATCTACGGATAGCAATTTCAATTTATTAGCAGAGATAAGATCTAGAGATTTTAAATTAGAAATTGCCTTTTCTACATTTTTCCATGACGTATTTTGGGTTAGTATTGCCCCTAGAACGTATTCAAGCTTCGTATCTCCGGGCCACCACCCCTGAGGACCATATTTTTGATACAGTAATTGATAGATATTTTTAATTCTTGGTGATGTGTCCATATAACGACTACTTACTTGGTAATTTTATTATTTGGGGCTTTCTCTGCCTGATTATAATAGGTCATGGCCTCCGGGAGCCATCTTTGCAAGTTTTGAACCCTTGTCTGATAGCCCGGGTGCGTTGATAAAAATTCTGGCGGCGAAGACCCCTTGGCGGCGGCGTCCATTCTCTGCCAGAACGCTACTGCCTCACGTGGGTCATAACCGGCCTTGGCCATATAGATTAGCCCGATTCTGTCTGCTTCTGATTCTTGAGTTCTGCTAAAGGGTAAAAGCACTCCTACATTTGCTCCAAGCCCATAGGCCTGCATTACAGCTTGATATACATACGGGTCACTTCCGCCCATGGCTGCTCCGATTCCTACCGCTCCTAGCTGCGCCAAAACACTGGTTGAAACTCTCTCACCACCGTGTCTGGCCGTAACGTGGGCCACCTCGTGCGCCATTACGGTTGCAAGCCCGGCGTCAGTCTGTGCAACTGGCAATAGCCCTGTATATACTCCTACTTTACCGCCAGGAAGCGCAAATGCATTTATCTGATCATCGTCATCTATAACTTTAAAATCCCAATTAGCGTTCTGCGAGTGCGATACAGCAGCAATTCTTTTGCCTACTCTCGTAACTGCATCGTTATAACTTTGATTTGTCGATAATGTTTCACTTTTCAGTACTTCATTAAATGCTGTAAGCCCCATCTCATTTTCTTGGTCCTGAGTAAGGATTATAAACTGAGAGCGCCCCGTTATAGGCGCTTTATAGCAAGCAATTATAGTTGATGCTAATAGGAAACAGCTTAGTAGTAAAACTAATGGAGTTTTAAATTTGTCAGAAAACAGTTTTCTTAACATATTGAATCACCCGCATATAAATACTTTGTTATATGGTTAATATAACCTACTTTGAGGCGATTCTTAATAAGATTTTGGATACAGGTTATTATCTGCCGGCGGTGCGTGGCGGATAATAACCTGTCCAACTTAGTTTAATTTATAGCTTATTCGCCTAAGTTAACTTCTTTCATTCTTCTGATACCTTCATCGATATCTTCATCAGCGCAGGCATAAGTTACTCTTACAAAACCCTCACCTTGGCTTCCGAAAGCTGTACCGGCTACTACGGCAACACCAGCTTTCTCAACTAACTGATCTGTAAATTCCTGAGATGTTAGTCCTGTGCCTCTAATGTCGGCAAAAGCATAAAAAGCGCCGTCAGGGGTGTCGCAGGTTACGCCAGGAACAGTGTTAAGCCCAGCAACCATGCGGTCTCTTTTCTGCTGAAGAAGTGCATGCTTCTCATGTACCCAGTCCTGAGGCCCTGTGAGTGCAACGTATGCAGCTTTTTGAATAAATGCTGCAACGTTTGTAATACTGTCCTGAAGGAAGATTGAAAGTTTATCAATCACAGGCACTGGAGCAACTGCAAATCCTATTCTCCAGCCTGTCATGGCGTAAGTTTTTGAGAATGTGTCGATAACTAGTGATCTTTCAGCCATTCCCTCTACGTTGGAAATTGACAAATGTGGCTTATCATAGGTGACATGGGAAAATATTTCGTCTGTGATTACCATTAGTTGTGGATTCTTAAATACAAGCTCTGCTATCGCGTCGGGGTTCTCTACTAGGTGTCCGTTTGGTCTCTGCGGGGTATTAATGATAAGCAATTTGGTTTTATCTGTGATCATCGCATCCAGCTTATCGACGTCAAACTGCCAGTCAGGATCGGTAAGTGGTGTGTGATCTATCTGAGCCCTTACATATTTTGCCCACACCTCATCAGGCGGATAGCCTGGGTTAGGGAAAATAACGTGGTCTCCTTCTTCAAGAAATGTCAGTAGCGACATTGTAAGCGCGTGTTTTGCACCCGCTGTAACAATAACCTCTTCAGGTTTTGTTGGTCTTCCGCGTCCTGTCATTTCTTCTGCAAGAGCTTCTCTTAGCTCCGGCAGTCCCGGTCCCGGATCGTATCTGACATAACCATCTCTGAGTGCCTGCTCAGTTGCCTCTAATACGTGTTGAGGAGTTTCAAAGTCAGGACCTTGATAATCTCCCTTTTCAAAATGAATAATCTTCTGCCCGGTCTTTTTCTCTAAGTCCCGTGCTACCCTCATGCTAGCCCATTGTTTTGGCGGAACAAAGTGGCTAATTTTTGAGCTGAATGGATATGAAACTGCCATTTGAAATACCTCCTATATGTTAATGACTTCTAAAAGTACTACTGTGATCCTCTCTCCCCAAAGGTACTTTCTTGTTGAGAGACCATAATACCCTCAGAAATCATTGAAAATACCTCCTCCGCGATTTCGCCTGCAGATTTATCTGTTGGATAGAAAAACATCACCGATCCTACTAATCCAAAGATAATTAGAGCCATAAGCTCCGTATTTGCAGGTCGAAACGATCCTTCTTTGATGCCTTTTTCTAAAATTTTTCTATATAGTTTTATTCTTCTATGACGCCAGCGCTCTGTGAACTCAAAGTGCTCTTGTATAAGCCTGGTTTCATCACGAGTCAAAATACGAAGCACATCCATGTTCTGGAAATAAAACTGGAATATTAATGCCAATATGTTCTTGAGTTTTTCTGGAGCTGGGTGGTGCTTTGCTATTTCTTTCTCTAATATGGACTCGATTGTCTGGTGTGTGTGCTCTAGTATTTCCAGGTATAGATTTTCTTTGGAATCAAAATATAGATAAATTGTTCCTTTGGCTACGCCAACTTCTTCGGCTATCTCATCCATGGTAACATCATGGTAAGTTTTTTTGGAAAACAGATTAGCAGCCGCTTTCATTATCTCGTCTTTGCGGCTTTTGGTTCTGCCTCTCTTCTTTGAAGGGGCAGCTTTTTTATTCATTAATTTTTGCGGTTTTGCCATATTTAACCCATCACAATTAAATTGAACTGACT
The sequence above is drawn from the Thermodesulfobacteriota bacterium genome and encodes:
- a CDS encoding endonuclease III domain-containing protein — protein: MDTSPRIKNIYQLLYQKYGPQGWWPGDTKLEYVLGAILTQNTSWKNVEKAISNLKSLDLISANKLKLLSVDELALLIKPSGYYNQKAIKIKYFINFLFENYSGDLDKLFKEDIQTLRNNLLHIKGIGPETADSIILYGAVKPIFVIDAYTYRIFSRHGIVPEETNYNEMQELFMDSLEHEPTIFNEYHALIVKLGKEHCKKRKPICTGCPLEGDPHTV
- the rpmI gene encoding 50S ribosomal protein L35; this encodes MPKMKSNRSAAKRFKVTGSGKIKRARGGGHHLNVKKSRKRKRRLNDPKFLSGDVAKRIKSYI
- a CDS encoding aminotransferase class I/II-fold pyridoxal phosphate-dependent enzyme; translated protein: MAVSYPFSSKISHFVPPKQWASMRVARDLEKKTGQKIIHFEKGDYQGPDFETPQHVLEATEQALRDGYVRYDPGPGLPELREALAEEMTGRGRPTKPEEVIVTAGAKHALTMSLLTFLEEGDHVIFPNPGYPPDEVWAKYVRAQIDHTPLTDPDWQFDVDKLDAMITDKTKLLIINTPQRPNGHLVENPDAIAELVFKNPQLMVITDEIFSHVTYDKPHLSISNVEGMAERSLVIDTFSKTYAMTGWRIGFAVAPVPVIDKLSIFLQDSITNVAAFIQKAAYVALTGPQDWVHEKHALLQQKRDRMVAGLNTVPGVTCDTPDGAFYAFADIRGTGLTSQEFTDQLVEKAGVAVVAGTAFGSQGEGFVRVTYACADEDIDEGIRRMKEVNLGE
- a CDS encoding TetR/AcrR family transcriptional regulator, translating into MAKPQKLMNKKAAPSKKRGRTKSRKDEIMKAAANLFSKKTYHDVTMDEIAEEVGVAKGTIYLYFDSKENLYLEILEHTHQTIESILEKEIAKHHPAPEKLKNILALIFQFYFQNMDVLRILTRDETRLIQEHFEFTERWRHRRIKLYRKILEKGIKEGSFRPANTELMALIIFGLVGSVMFFYPTDKSAGEIAEEVFSMISEGIMVSQQESTFGERGSQ
- a CDS encoding type 1 glutamine amidotransferase domain-containing protein, giving the protein MKKVLFVLTSHDQLGDTGEKTGFWIEEFASPYYILRDNGIIVDLASPKGGQPPIDPKSFSPEFMTPSTERFNKDTGTQDILSKTYKLEDVEEADYDAVFYPGGHGPLWDLAESKDSISLIETFYANNKPISAVCHAPAVFKHTKDQNGNSLVKGKKVTGFSNSEEDAVELTDVVPFLVEDMLISNEGIYSKGSDWAPYCVTDGLLITGQNPASSELVAEKLLKTIT
- the thrS gene encoding threonine--tRNA ligase, giving the protein MANINIQLPDGESKSFPKGTTVGEIIESIGAHNSAVGARVNGDLADFYYELDSDSELEPIKMNSEEGLYFIRHTAAHVMAEAVQSLFPDAKVTIGPVIDNGFYYDFEYSRGFTPEDLEAIEKKMKEISSQKKPLVRKKVSREDAIQIFEKDGESYKVEIVNDLPSDQPITIYDQEGWYDLCRGPHAPSTGFVRAFKLLSSAGAYWRGDEKNAMLQRIYGTAFWDRKELKAYLDQIEEAKKRDHRKLGKELDLFSIQEEVGPGLVLWHPKGSRIRKVIEDFWRDQHEKYGYEFLYTPHIADIDLWKTSGHLDFYNENMYPRMEVDNTEYQIKPMNCPFHIMIYKTDIRSYRDLPLRWAEIGTVYRYERSGVLHGLLRVRGFSQDDAHIFCRPDQIEQEVIEVLDLTTLFLKTFGFDDYEVYLSTRPDKFVGVEEVWDKATDALRAALESKGLDYEVDEGGGAFYGPKIDLKIKDVLGRAWQCSTVQVDFNLPERFDMSYIGDDNARHQPIMIHRAIFGSMERFFGVLIEHYGGAFPLWLSPVQMRIATIGDEQVEYGEQVYKALKEKKLRVEKDFRNEKLGFKVREAQLEKIPYLLVIGNNEMESGTIAPRKLGGKNLPSISVEDFIASIESELDPQSWREGE
- a CDS encoding M48 family metallopeptidase yields the protein MLRKLFSDKFKTPLVLLLSCFLLASTIIACYKAPITGRSQFIILTQDQENEMGLTAFNEVLKSETLSTNQSYNDAVTRVGKRIAAVSHSQNANWDFKVIDDDDQINAFALPGGKVGVYTGLLPVAQTDAGLATVMAHEVAHVTARHGGERVSTSVLAQLGAVGIGAAMGGSDPYVYQAVMQAYGLGANVGVLLPFSRTQESEADRIGLIYMAKAGYDPREAVAFWQRMDAAAKGSSPPEFLSTHPGYQTRVQNLQRWLPEAMTYYNQAEKAPNNKITK
- the infC gene encoding translation initiation factor IF-3, with protein sequence MKGRGSYKSREPEVRINQRIRAREVRLVDADGSQLGVVSIQEALNLSEDRGVDLVEVAPNANPPVCRLMDYGKYKYELKKQAAAKKQKSQTVKEIKFRPNIGDHDLDVKINRIREFLEEDNKTKVRIFFRGREIVHPELGRSLANRILERVADLGGVDIPPKMEGKNLTMVITPTKKTQEKSAKKKDTEDESAQGGKENAEDEIK
- the rplT gene encoding 50S ribosomal protein L20 → MRVKRGVPSRKRRKRLLKQAKGYWGKRKNNIRRANETLIRALAYAYRDRRQRKRDFRRLWIARINAAVRPYGLSYSKFMGSLKKAGIELDRKALSEMAIREPESFKAVVDVAKSGLN
- the ilvB gene encoding biosynthetic-type acetolactate synthase large subunit, which gives rise to MEKIKGREILLEMLVNEGVDTVFCPLSSRETDFLCFIPEKYRDKIKFVKARHEQAAAHMADGYARATGRPGVLITLPGPYGINTVTGLTTAHMDSAPIICIVADLDPWNTDTGDTFISDHIGITQSCTKHNYLVKKTSDITKTIREAIHVAKTGRPGPVLVDIPFKVLAGEEKFTLPKLDIRGYKEVKKGDPAQVKRAVEMILKSKRPVIFGGGGLIISGATDELVKFAHAYKIPVTNTLMGIGSYPTDDPFYVNWIGMHGAYNANMAVHESDLVISIGARFDDRATGGNFEKFAPKAKIIHIDIDPSTIDKNIVVHCPIIGDAKAVLKQMLEIIPSDFEVDRSDWIKKIRDWDQEHPMSYSQQGSKIKTTYVIDKISEITNGEAIVAADVGQHQMWLAQFYRFKNPRAHITSGGLGTMGFGLPAAIGAKFGRPDNQVICVCGDGSFQMNMQEIATAVENEMDLKIIVLNNRHHGMVRQWQTLFFNSNYSSSYFEVLPDFVKIAKSYGASGFHITKPEEVEPSLKEGLTMKGVVLIEIEVDYEEMVYPMLTPGGDMSDMIVQPSDLA